The DNA sequence GGTGCGTGCTGCCTTGGTTGATACCTGTTGACCAAGCACAACCCGCACCGCCATCTCCGCCCCGTCCACGGTGCGCGGAATACGACGACCGGGTGAATTAGCAACCACACCGGAAAGTGCAGGATCATTGGACAGGCCAGCGGTAAACGCCTCGGGATCGGCGTCTAAATCGAGGAGTCGGCGACACCTTGCGATCGCAGTAGGAAGATCACGCAGGTCCTGAAGGACCAGTCGGCATGACACATGGTCACCGAGTGGCCTAAGCGAGACGATCCCGTTGGCGTTGGGTAGCCGGAGTGTGCGTCGATAGGCGCCGGCACGGACCTCCTCACATCCAGGTACACCTGTAGCTGCTAAGTGACCGAAAAGGCTCTCAGGCGCGAACGGCGAACGGAACGAAAGACGGAAGGTCAAACTGCCTGGAGTCCCGGAATCAAACGCCGATAGTTGTGTGCCACGACCGGTGGCTCGTACACGCAATTCGGTTGGCGTGCAGGCGAATACCGACCGCACGGTGTCGTTGAATTGGCGGATGCTCGAGAATCCAGCCGCGAAAGCGACATCGCTATAGGTCATGGCGGTCGTCTCGATGAGAAGCCGCGCCGTCTGAGCTCTGCTGGCTCGGGCAAGGGCAAGCGGACCGGCACCAACCTCAGCCACGAGGTGCCGCTCCAGCTGGCGGGCGCTGTAGTTGAGACGGGAAGCTAGTCCGGCTACGCCCTCACGATCGACGACACCATCTGCGATCAACCGCATTGCCCTAGCGACCAGATCCTGACGAGAATCCCATTCCGGTGAACCAGGCGATGCATCGGGGCGACAGCGCTTGCAGGCCCGGAACCCGGCCTGTTGTGCGGCTGCGGCAGTCGGGTAAAACGCCACATTCCGAGCCAAGGGCGATCGAGCTGGACAGCTCGGCCGACAGTAGATCCCAGTGGTGATTACGGCAGTCACAAACCAGCCGTCAAAGCGTGCATCCTTTGACTGCATAGCCCTAAAGCAGCTATCGAAGTCCTCATGCATATCTCAACCATAACAGCCCCAACATCCCTTAGCTAGCGGGATTCCGACATTGCAGTTAGTAGCTCATCGCTCCTACTCTATGCCGACGCATCGACTCTTATGATCTCGGAGTGGACGGGTACACAGTCCCCTACTCCCTCGCCTACCCTCTTGGGTTAAGGTTTCGGCCTGAGTGCAGCTCCGATGTTGTACGCACCAAACTGTCGGGCAACCCGATCGGGCTTGGCATAAACTAGTCCATCGCTATAGTCAGCTCCGTGCACGATAACCGCGACGAAGATGGCTGAGAACAAGTGGCAGCCAACTCTAGGGCAAATCTTCTTCGGCATCGAGCGCTGGCAAACCCTGCAAGATGGTCGAGTGTTCGATCAAGGCTTGCCTAGCTCAACGGTGACCCTCGATTTTCCGACTGCGTTGCTCTTGACCAGGTTCGCCGTAAGGATAATCGGCTGGATCAGGATCGCTAGCGATATCGAGACGAATCGTCTCATCTTTGCTCAGGTGCAACCCGCCGGCACCGAGATTATCCTCTAGTTGCTCGACAGTGCGTGCCCCGAGAATGACAGAACTAACCGCCGGACGGTCTGCCAACCAAGACAGTGCGACTTGAGCCATGGATACTCCCCGGCCGTCCGCGACTGAACGCACGGCATCAATAACCGCCCAAGTACGTTCTCGACCACGTCGACGCTGATATGCCTCGACTCCACGCTCAGGATCCTCGCCAAGGCGAGTGGCGCCCGTGGGTGCCTCATCGCGGCGGTACTTACCGGTTAACCACCCTCCGCCCAATGGAGACCAGGGCAAAAGACCTAATCCCTCAGATAGACATGCTGGCACGATCTCCCACTCGATCTCCCGCACCAGCAGGTTGTACTGCGGCTGCAAGGTTACCGGCCGAACATAGTTGCGGGCGTCGGCTACGTCCACGGTCTTCTGTAGTTGCCAGCCGGTGAAGTTGGACAGGCCGACATAGCGCACCTTGCCAGCTCTCACGGCGTCGTCTAGGCATGCGAGCGTCTCTTCAATAGGAGTGTGTGGGTC is a window from the Ferrimicrobium acidiphilum DSM 19497 genome containing:
- a CDS encoding DNA-3-methyladenine glycosylase 2; the protein is MHEDFDSCFRAMQSKDARFDGWFVTAVITTGIYCRPSCPARSPLARNVAFYPTAAAAQQAGFRACKRCRPDASPGSPEWDSRQDLVARAMRLIADGVVDREGVAGLASRLNYSARQLERHLVAEVGAGPLALARASRAQTARLLIETTAMTYSDVAFAAGFSSIRQFNDTVRSVFACTPTELRVRATGRGTQLSAFDSGTPGSLTFRLSFRSPFAPESLFGHLAATGVPGCEEVRAGAYRRTLRLPNANGIVSLRPLGDHVSCRLVLQDLRDLPTAIARCRRLLDLDADPEAFTAGLSNDPALSGVVANSPGRRIPRTVDGAEMAVRVVLGQQVSTKAARTHASRLVAQHGTPIDDPDGGLSRVFPSPQELQSLDPEVLAMPRARRAALVALVGALADGTVELDVGADCRRARHHLAELSGIGPWSVELIAMRALGDPDAFPATDMGVVKGAAALGLPVSPAALVAHSRRWQPWRSYAVQYLWATQDHPINRWPQEEVACN
- a CDS encoding aldo/keto reductase; translation: MEYRKLGNSGCAVSTLALGTMTFGSETDEAGSHAQLDRFVESGGTLIDTADVYSAGVSEQIIGRWLAARPTDIRDQVVIATKGRFPTGGGPNDAGLSRRHLTRALDASLHRLGVEAVDLYQVHAYDPHTPIEETLACLDDAVRAGKVRYVGLSNFTGWQLQKTVDVADARNYVRPVTLQPQYNLLVREIEWEIVPACLSEGLGLLPWSPLGGGWLTGKYRRDEAPTGATRLGEDPERGVEAYQRRRGRERTWAVIDAVRSVADGRGVSMAQVALSWLADRPAVSSVILGARTVEQLEDNLGAGGLHLSKDETIRLDIASDPDPADYPYGEPGQEQRSRKIEGHR